In Candidatus Thermoplasmatota archaeon, the sequence CGGGCTGTCCCTTATAGAGCGGGTTATACTAACCGCAAAAGAAAGCGGCCTAACAGATTTTTACGTAGTAAGCGGGTACAAGGGCGAAAAGGTAAGGCAATATCTTGACAGCTTTAGCCAGGAGAGAAATATAAAGATAAACCATGTCATAAATGATGAATGGGACAAGGGAAACGGCTTGTCCGTTCTCAAGGCAAAGGACTTATTAAATGAAAATTTCGTTCTGCTGATGTCAGATCATATCTTCGACAAATCTATATTGAGAAAAATAAGGGATAAAGGAATAGTCGATAGCGAAGTTGTGTTGGCCGTAGATCGTAATATTGAGACTGATGATGCCATTGACGTTGATGATGTTACGAAAGTTCTTGTAAGAGATGGTAAAGTTTTGAATATAGGAAAGAATATCAAGAAGTATAACGCTTATGATACCGGGATTTTTCTTTGTACACCAGCAATATTCAATGCTCTTGAAGAGAGTATCCATAACGGTGACGATTCTCTTTCAGGTGGGATAAATGTACTGGCCAAAACAGGGAAAGTCAAAACATTTGATATCGAAGGCGATTATTGGGTTGACGTGGATGATGAGCATGCATTTGAAAAAGCGGAAAACAAGCTTTTAAACACCCTTAAAAAAACTTCTGATGGTCCTGTCTCAAGGTACTTGAACAGAGCTGTATCGACCAGGATTACAAAATACTTGGTGAAAACCAATGTCACACCCAACATTATTTCATTCATTTCCTTCCTCCTATGTTGCATGGGCACATTCTTTTTCTTTTTAGGAGGATATGCTAACTTAGTTATCGGAGCGACATTAGCCCAAATATCATCTATTACTGATGGCTGCGACGGAGAGATAGCAAGACTGAAATTTAAATCTACAGAATTCGGCAGATGGTTTGATGCCGTTTTAGACCGATATGCCGATGCTTTTCTTCTTTTTGGTTTAACTTATTATGCTTATTCTATAAGCAATGATTTTATTATCCCTTTCATTATTGGCTTTCTGGCGATAATAGGGAGTTTTATGAACAGTTATACCGCGGACAAGTATGACGGGTTGATGGAGAGAGAACTTGGGCCAAAAGGGCATTATTTTAGAATTGGTCGTGATGTTAGGATATTTATCATATTTATTGGAGCGTTAATAAATCAGCCTCTTTCAATTCTTGTTTTAATAGCCCTTTTGATGAATATAGAGAATATCAGAAGGGTGGTAATTTTACATAAAAATAGGGAGTGATTGTTATCCATTTCCTAAAATCCTTGCCTCCTTTTTATCTATCCTGCACGTATACACTTTTCCATATTTTGAAAGCGCTCTTGCAATTTCTTTTGTATTTCCTACAGCAAAAATTGAATTGCCGAGCATACACATCGAGGCCATGCCATACTTGCATGCTTCGTCCACCGCTTTTTTTGTTTTTGCATTTATCAGTCCCGTTTCTTCCGAAAATTTTTTTGAAAGGAAAAAAAGATTTTCAATGGTTGGATGAGCAAGTATCTCATGCATACATTCCCTGCCAATCTCGGATATTTTATTCCCCAACACCTCATCTTTCAATATACTCTTCGTTTCAATTGCCCCTCCAGTGACAGAAATTACAATATCTCCTCCACCTTCTATTCTGCTGATTTTTCCATTGAATCCGGGCTCTTCCCTTATCTCTATGC encodes:
- a CDS encoding pantoate kinase, whose protein sequence is MMARAFSPGHITGFFEICLSDDEEKSGSRGAGLCISLGAMSTVEIGGNATEVIVNGKKGGKVTETALNMLTKKGVKANVNLELPQSQGFGMSGAGTLATALALSSIVSISREEAVKAAHTAEVKCSTGLGDVVSSALGGIEIREEPGFNGKISRIEGGGDIVISVTGGAIETKSILKDEVLGNKISEIGRECMHEILAHPTIENLFFLSKKFSEETGLINAKTKKAVDEACKYGMASMCMLGNSIFAVGNTKEIARALSKYGKVYTCRIDKKEARILGNG
- a CDS encoding CDP-alcohol phosphatidyltransferase family protein — translated: MLEKEKVKPTKCLIIAAGRGTRISNKGDSKPLVPLLGLSLIERVILTAKESGLTDFYVVSGYKGEKVRQYLDSFSQERNIKINHVINDEWDKGNGLSVLKAKDLLNENFVLLMSDHIFDKSILRKIRDKGIVDSEVVLAVDRNIETDDAIDVDDVTKVLVRDGKVLNIGKNIKKYNAYDTGIFLCTPAIFNALEESIHNGDDSLSGGINVLAKTGKVKTFDIEGDYWVDVDDEHAFEKAENKLLNTLKKTSDGPVSRYLNRAVSTRITKYLVKTNVTPNIISFISFLLCCMGTFFFFLGGYANLVIGATLAQISSITDGCDGEIARLKFKSTEFGRWFDAVLDRYADAFLLFGLTYYAYSISNDFIIPFIIGFLAIIGSFMNSYTADKYDGLMERELGPKGHYFRIGRDVRIFIIFIGALINQPLSILVLIALLMNIENIRRVVILHKNRE